In a genomic window of Nitrospinota bacterium:
- the nuoL gene encoding NADH-quinone oxidoreductase subunit L produces MQPDFGYVWLILLFPALGVIINGFFAHWVGRRGVSWVGPGVVGLSFLVACKAFLNLRALPVKSRVVEEVLYTWIGSGRFVIEMALQIDPLSVVMILVVSGVGFLIHVYSVGYMHDDPGYCRFFTYLNLFTLSMLLLVLANNFLLMFIGWEGVGLCSYLLIGFWYEKKSAADAGMKAFVVNRIGDFGFVVAMMLIFVTFGSLDFTEVFHAAPHTLQLGGTTAMLIALLLFVGAVGKSAQIPLYVWLPDAMEGPTPVSALIHAATMVTAGVYMVARCSALYLMAPFILSVVAAVGVATALLAATIGLVQNDIKRVLAYSTVSQLGYMFAACGVGAFGAAIFHLVTHAFFKALLFLGAGSVIHGMAGEHDIRKMGALRRHMPVTYVTFLVASLAIAGIFPFAGFFSKDEILFSAFINGNYLIWALAVFTAFLTAFYMFRLLFLTFHGSSRVEKEVARNLHESPRVMTIPLAVLGVLSAVGGFIGIPIIYGGNKIGAFLAPALAHGAPHGPHASLGTELGLMVFSLGVVAAGIALSYIWYLNRPEVPAQLAERYKTLYQMLLNKYFVDEIYDDLVVRPTIAGSESVYRRFDLRIIDGAVNGAGALVRSFAATIRLYQTGYVRNYALSILLGVIFVVGYFLMV; encoded by the coding sequence ATGCAGCCTGATTTTGGCTACGTTTGGCTGATTCTCCTCTTTCCGGCCCTTGGCGTCATTATCAACGGCTTCTTTGCCCACTGGGTAGGCCGGCGAGGGGTCTCCTGGGTAGGCCCCGGCGTCGTGGGGCTCTCTTTCTTAGTAGCTTGCAAGGCCTTCCTTAACCTTAGGGCCCTGCCTGTCAAGAGCAGGGTTGTGGAGGAGGTTCTCTACACGTGGATTGGATCGGGCCGTTTCGTAATAGAGATGGCTCTCCAGATCGACCCTCTTTCGGTCGTGATGATACTAGTCGTCAGTGGAGTCGGCTTCCTCATCCACGTCTACTCCGTCGGCTATATGCATGACGATCCCGGCTACTGCCGGTTCTTCACCTACCTCAACCTCTTTACACTGAGCATGCTGCTGCTCGTGCTGGCCAATAACTTCCTCCTCATGTTCATCGGCTGGGAGGGGGTCGGGCTATGCTCCTACCTTCTCATCGGCTTCTGGTACGAGAAGAAGAGCGCGGCCGATGCTGGCATGAAAGCCTTCGTGGTCAACCGCATCGGCGACTTCGGCTTCGTGGTCGCCATGATGCTCATCTTCGTGACCTTCGGGAGCCTAGACTTTACGGAGGTATTCCACGCCGCCCCCCATACCCTTCAGCTCGGTGGGACCACGGCGATGCTCATCGCGCTTTTGCTGTTCGTCGGCGCCGTTGGCAAAAGTGCCCAAATCCCTCTATACGTCTGGCTCCCGGACGCCATGGAGGGGCCAACCCCCGTGAGCGCCCTCATCCATGCAGCCACCATGGTCACCGCCGGCGTCTACATGGTTGCCCGCTGTAGCGCCCTCTACCTCATGGCGCCCTTCATCCTTTCTGTGGTGGCTGCCGTAGGGGTCGCCACGGCCCTCCTTGCCGCCACGATCGGCTTGGTACAAAACGACATCAAGCGGGTCCTGGCCTACTCGACGGTCAGTCAGCTCGGATACATGTTCGCCGCATGCGGAGTTGGCGCATTCGGAGCGGCGATCTTCCATCTTGTGACCCACGCCTTCTTCAAGGCTTTGCTTTTCTTGGGAGCCGGAAGCGTTATCCATGGTATGGCCGGCGAGCACGACATCAGGAAGATGGGGGCGCTGAGGCGCCATATGCCCGTCACCTACGTAACCTTCCTCGTGGCGAGCCTAGCCATCGCGGGCATCTTCCCCTTTGCCGGATTCTTCTCCAAAGATGAGATACTCTTCAGCGCCTTCATCAACGGCAACTATTTGATTTGGGCCCTCGCCGTTTTCACGGCCTTCCTGACCGCCTTTTACATGTTCCGGCTCCTCTTCTTGACGTTCCACGGATCATCGAGGGTGGAGAAAGAGGTGGCCAGGAACCTCCACGAATCACCTCGGGTCATGACGATTCCATTGGCCGTCCTGGGGGTGCTTTCCGCGGTTGGCGGCTTCATAGGCATCCCGATAATTTACGGCGGAAATAAGATTGGCGCGTTCCTCGCTCCGGCCCTCGCCCACGGAGCACCCCACGGCCCCCACGCGAGCCTGGGGACTGAGCTAGGCCTCATGGTCTTCAGCTTGGGGGTGGTCGCAGCCGGCATCGCATTGTCTTACATCTGGTACCTGAATCGGCCCGAGGTCCCTGCCCAGTTGGCCGAGCGCTACAAAACGCTATACCAGATGTTGTTGAACAAATATTTCGTGGACGAAATCTACGACGATCTGGTGGTACGCCCGACCATAGCCGGCTCAGAGAGTGTCTATCGGAGGTTCGATCTCAGGATCATTGATGGGGCGGTCAACGGAGCCGGGGCGCTGGTGCGCTCGTTTGCCGCTACCATCCGGCTCTACCAGACCGGATACGTGCGTAACTACGCTCTGAGCATCCTGCTGGGCGTGATTTTCGTGGTGGGATATTTCCTGATGGTGTAG
- a CDS encoding NADH-quinone oxidoreductase subunit M, translating to MSTGFGLISAVVFLPAFGAVALACVPRRLERAFPLGSLAVSLITLLLSIPLFTGFETGTAAFQFVERMSWIPTLGVGYHVGIDGISLFLVLLTTLLGVLAIASSFTAITDRTKEFYIFLLLLETSMLGVFVALDFFLFYVFWEAMLIPMAFLIGVWGGPRRIYAAVKFFLYTLFGSLLMLVAIIVLYFYHQSVNGFYTTDLLAFFDLQIPRSYQMWLFGAFALSFAIKVPMWPFHTWLPDAHVEAPTAGSVILAGVLLKMGTYGFVRFCLPLFPAASTHFMPLIMALAVIGIIYGALMAMIQPNMKNLVAYSSVSHLGFVMIGIFAMNVQGIEGGILQMINHGLSTGALFLLLGMLYERRHTMLIDDFGGLHAVMPLFTFFFLITTMSSIGLPGLNGFVGEFLCLVGAFQTNRLVAVLATTGVILAAVYMLWMVKRVFYGQVVHEENRKLKDLNGRELAIMIPIVVLYLVIGLYPKPLLSRMEPSVNHLLAQIRSAERHMVVEKGVQRPVGALTEGRVVVEGGETAAREGVR from the coding sequence ATGAGCACTGGCTTCGGGCTGATTAGCGCCGTTGTCTTCTTGCCGGCCTTCGGGGCGGTGGCCTTGGCCTGCGTGCCCCGACGCCTAGAGCGGGCCTTCCCTCTGGGCTCGCTCGCAGTCTCGCTGATTACCCTCCTTCTTTCCATACCTCTATTTACCGGTTTCGAGACGGGCACAGCGGCTTTTCAGTTTGTTGAACGCATGTCGTGGATCCCCACCTTAGGTGTTGGCTACCACGTGGGAATCGACGGCATAAGCCTCTTTCTCGTCCTCCTCACTACCTTGCTGGGCGTGCTGGCCATCGCCTCTAGCTTCACTGCCATCACCGACCGTACGAAGGAATTCTACATCTTTTTGCTCCTGCTGGAGACGAGCATGCTCGGGGTCTTCGTCGCCCTCGATTTCTTTCTCTTTTACGTCTTCTGGGAAGCGATGCTGATACCCATGGCTTTCCTCATAGGGGTTTGGGGCGGGCCACGGAGGATCTACGCTGCGGTGAAATTCTTCCTCTACACCCTCTTCGGCTCCCTGCTCATGCTGGTGGCGATTATCGTGCTCTATTTCTATCATCAGTCGGTGAACGGGTTCTACACGACCGACTTGCTCGCATTCTTCGACCTCCAGATCCCGAGAAGCTACCAGATGTGGCTCTTCGGGGCATTCGCGCTTTCTTTTGCGATCAAGGTGCCCATGTGGCCTTTTCACACGTGGCTCCCCGATGCTCACGTCGAGGCCCCAACGGCCGGGAGCGTCATTCTGGCGGGCGTGCTCCTGAAGATGGGCACCTATGGCTTCGTTCGTTTTTGCCTCCCCCTCTTTCCGGCCGCCAGCACCCACTTCATGCCTCTGATTATGGCACTCGCCGTCATCGGCATCATCTACGGAGCGCTTATGGCCATGATCCAGCCCAATATGAAAAACCTCGTCGCCTATAGCTCGGTCAGCCACCTGGGGTTCGTCATGATCGGCATCTTCGCCATGAACGTCCAGGGCATCGAGGGTGGGATCCTCCAGATGATCAACCACGGGCTTTCCACCGGGGCCCTCTTCCTGCTCCTCGGAATGTTATACGAGAGGCGCCACACGATGCTCATCGACGACTTCGGTGGCCTTCATGCGGTCATGCCTCTCTTTACCTTCTTCTTCCTCATAACCACGATGAGCTCCATCGGGCTTCCGGGCCTGAACGGCTTCGTTGGGGAGTTCCTCTGTCTCGTCGGGGCCTTCCAGACGAACCGGCTTGTGGCGGTCCTCGCTACGACCGGGGTCATCCTGGCCGCAGTCTACATGCTCTGGATGGTCAAGAGGGTCTTCTACGGCCAGGTGGTCCACGAGGAGAATAGGAAACTAAAAGACCTCAACGGCCGAGAGCTCGCCATCATGATACCAATCGTTGTCCTCTACCTGGTCATCGGCCTTTACCCGAAACCGCTCTTGAGCCGGATGGAGCCCTCGGTGAACCATCTGCTGGCCCAGATTAGGAGCGCTGAACGCCATATGGTAGTGGAAAAAGGAGTCCAGAGACCGGTCGGGGCCTTAACGGAAGGGAGAGTCGTGGTCGAAGGCGGTGAGACAGCCGCCCGGGAGGGTGTGCGGTGA
- a CDS encoding NADH-quinone oxidoreductase subunit N: MNLEALNISVGGVAPLLILSITALVVLGLDCFWPSNRRSSLAYVTVAGCLMALGAAWRLWGTQEAIFGRMVVVDNYSTLFTIIFIVGTILTTLLSVGFAARMGFDIGEYYALLLFTTVGMIMMAQGLNLITIFLGLEILSISLYILAGMQRQRFASIEASLKYFLLGAFSSAFFLYGVALTYGATSSLDLEEIARAVGQASLTSKPLLLIGVGLMLIGFGFKVATVPFHVWTPDVYEGAPTSVAAFMSVGAKAAGFAAFVRVFSLSLQPLAPDWTQLLWVIAVATMVVGNVVAIAQSNIKRLLAYSSIAHAGYVVVAMVASSAMGTSSVLFYLLVYTFMNLGAFGVVLALGHQEEEVLLIDDFAGLGRRAPALAAAMALFMFALAGIPPTAGFVGKFYIFSAAVQSGFIGLAVIGVMTSLVSVYYYLRVVVVMYMREQEGEIPLAPKSVPANVALMIAAAATLALGLFPNAFMAAASHFMVAMP; this comes from the coding sequence GTGAATTTGGAGGCCCTCAACATCTCTGTCGGCGGTGTGGCCCCCCTGCTCATACTCTCAATCACGGCCCTGGTGGTGCTGGGCCTCGATTGCTTCTGGCCCTCTAATCGGCGCTCAAGCCTCGCGTACGTCACCGTGGCCGGCTGCTTGATGGCCCTCGGGGCGGCTTGGCGCCTTTGGGGGACCCAGGAGGCCATCTTCGGCCGGATGGTTGTGGTGGACAATTACTCAACCCTCTTCACCATTATTTTCATAGTGGGCACGATCCTTACAACACTGCTCTCGGTCGGGTTTGCCGCCCGCATGGGCTTCGATATTGGCGAGTACTACGCACTGTTGCTCTTTACCACCGTCGGCATGATCATGATGGCCCAGGGGCTCAACCTGATTACGATTTTCCTCGGTCTCGAGATCCTCTCCATTTCCCTCTATATTCTGGCCGGTATGCAACGGCAGCGCTTTGCAAGTATCGAGGCCTCCCTCAAGTACTTCCTCCTGGGGGCCTTCTCATCGGCGTTCTTTCTCTACGGCGTGGCCCTTACATACGGGGCGACATCCTCCCTGGACTTGGAGGAGATCGCCAGGGCCGTTGGCCAGGCGTCGCTGACGAGCAAGCCCCTCCTCTTAATCGGGGTGGGCCTGATGCTCATCGGCTTTGGCTTTAAGGTGGCAACGGTGCCCTTCCACGTCTGGACTCCCGACGTCTACGAGGGAGCTCCGACCTCGGTGGCGGCCTTCATGTCGGTTGGCGCCAAGGCCGCCGGCTTCGCAGCATTCGTTCGGGTCTTCAGCCTCTCCCTTCAGCCGCTGGCCCCTGATTGGACCCAGCTGCTATGGGTTATCGCGGTGGCGACCATGGTTGTCGGCAACGTCGTCGCCATCGCCCAAAGCAACATCAAGCGGCTGCTTGCGTACTCCTCCATCGCCCATGCCGGCTACGTGGTTGTAGCGATGGTCGCCTCGAGCGCCATGGGAACCTCGAGCGTGCTCTTCTACCTATTGGTCTACACTTTTATGAACCTCGGCGCCTTTGGAGTGGTTTTGGCATTGGGGCACCAGGAGGAAGAAGTTCTATTGATCGACGACTTCGCAGGCCTGGGGCGGCGCGCACCGGCCCTGGCGGCAGCCATGGCCCTTTTCATGTTCGCCTTGGCGGGCATCCCCCCTACGGCCGGATTTGTCGGCAAGTTCTACATTTTCTCTGCAGCAGTCCAAAGCGGGTTCATCGGCCTCGCAGTCATTGGTGTGATGACGAGTCTCGTCTCCGTCTACTACTATCTTCGGGTGGTGGTGGTCATGTACATGAGAGAGCAAGAGGGCGAGATTCCCCTGGCCCCGAAGAGCGTTCCCGCCAACGTTGCCCTCATGATAGCCGCGGCCGCGACCCTTGCTTTAGGGCTATTTCCCAATGCTTTCATGGCCGCGGCGAGCCACTTTATGGTGGCCATGCCCTAG
- a CDS encoding class II fructose-bisphosphate aldolase — protein MTCGNIAELVTSLEGALSLSPDGVRVIDEQALRSKVVDSLIHHAVFHADVEVRQASRWLIRQAAASLGIFPSSIHPLYVARGKGECVGFTVPAVNIRTITYDCARALLRAARGRDVGAVVFEIARSEMGYTDQRPSEFAAAVLSAAIKEGWTGPIFIQGDHFQVNAKRYATDPEGELQAVRDLISEAMEAGFYNIDIDTSTLVDLSLPTMDEQQRLNYTISAEMTAYLRSLEPEGITVSVGGEIGEVGGKNSTVGELLAYVDGYRRVLAELNGGLVGLSKISVQTGTTHGGVVLPDGSVAEVALDFEALGDLSRAARENYGLAGAVQHGASTLPEEAFHHFPERECAEVHLATNFQNIIYEHEEFPRELREEMYEWLNQNCAEERGSDQSDEQFQYKTRKKAFGPFKRAVWELPEAVKWAIGETLESRFAFLFEQLNVVGTASLVTEHVNPLDVPYPVPEGLAGLAGL, from the coding sequence ATGACCTGTGGAAACATAGCCGAGCTTGTCACCTCGCTCGAGGGCGCCTTAAGCCTTTCTCCTGATGGCGTTCGGGTGATCGACGAGCAGGCGCTTCGGAGTAAGGTGGTGGATTCCCTCATCCACCACGCTGTCTTCCACGCCGACGTCGAGGTTCGACAGGCCTCTCGCTGGCTCATCCGGCAGGCGGCCGCCTCCCTAGGCATCTTTCCCTCCTCCATCCATCCCCTTTACGTCGCCCGGGGCAAGGGGGAGTGTGTAGGCTTCACCGTCCCGGCGGTGAACATTCGCACAATTACTTACGACTGCGCCCGGGCGCTGCTTCGTGCGGCTAGAGGGAGGGACGTGGGAGCCGTTGTCTTCGAGATAGCCCGGAGCGAAATGGGCTACACCGACCAGCGTCCCAGCGAATTTGCCGCAGCAGTTCTCTCCGCTGCAATAAAGGAAGGATGGACCGGTCCCATTTTTATCCAGGGAGACCACTTTCAGGTAAACGCCAAGCGCTACGCCACCGACCCCGAGGGCGAGCTGCAAGCCGTGCGCGACCTCATTTCCGAGGCGATGGAGGCGGGCTTCTACAATATCGACATCGACACATCAACACTGGTTGACCTTTCACTGCCTACCATGGATGAGCAGCAGAGGCTCAATTACACAATATCGGCTGAGATGACGGCCTACCTGCGGAGCTTGGAGCCGGAGGGCATAACCGTCTCGGTCGGAGGCGAGATTGGAGAGGTCGGTGGAAAAAACTCCACTGTGGGGGAGCTTCTGGCCTACGTGGATGGCTACCGCCGAGTGCTGGCTGAGCTTAACGGGGGCCTGGTAGGCCTGTCGAAAATCAGCGTCCAGACGGGCACGACCCACGGCGGGGTGGTGCTACCCGACGGCTCGGTTGCTGAGGTGGCTCTCGACTTTGAGGCACTGGGGGATCTTTCGCGAGCGGCCCGAGAGAACTACGGCCTTGCAGGGGCTGTTCAGCACGGCGCCTCGACCTTGCCCGAGGAGGCTTTCCACCACTTTCCTGAGAGGGAGTGTGCGGAGGTCCACCTCGCGACGAACTTTCAAAACATTATTTACGAGCACGAGGAGTTTCCGAGGGAGCTTCGAGAGGAGATGTACGAGTGGTTGAATCAGAACTGCGCCGAGGAGCGCGGGTCTGACCAGAGCGACGAGCAGTTCCAATACAAGACTCGCAAGAAGGCTTTCGGGCCGTTTAAGCGAGCTGTCTGGGAGCTGCCCGAGGCCGTTAAATGGGCCATCGGTGAGACGCTCGAGAGTCGGTTCGCCTTCCTCTTTGAGCAGCTCAACGTGGTCGGCACCGCGTCGTTGGTGACCGAACACGTAAACCCTCTCGATGTTCCGTATCCCGTCCCGGAGGGGCTTGCGGGGTTAGCTGGGCTTTAA